TTGCAGAATAACGGGGAAATAAGGAGTACCAAACTATGGAGCAGCTATTGTCTCTGGAAAACTTTCTCGCCAGCGTACAACAACGCGATCCCAACCAACCCGAATTCTTGCAGGCCGTGCGAGAAGTGATGACCACCCTGTGGCCGTTTCTAGAGAAAAACCCGCGCTACCGTGACGCTGCCCTGCTAGAACGCTTGATTGAACCCGAGCGTGTAATTCAGTTCCGCGTCACATGGGTTGACGATCGCGGGCAGGTTCAGGTCAACCGCGCATGGCGCGTACAGTTCAGCTCGGCCATTGGGCCGTTTAAGGGCGGAATGCGCTTCCATCCTTCGGTTAACCTGTCGATCCTGAAATTCCTTGGCTTTGAGCAAACGTTTAAAAACGCGCTCACGACGCTGCCAATGGGCGGGGGTAAAGGCGGTAGCGATTTCAACCCGAAAGGGAAAAGCGACGGCGAAATCATGCGCTTCTGCCAAGCCTTAATGACTGAGCTTTATCGTCATTTAGGCGCCGACACCGACGTTCCAGCCGGTGATATAGGCGTGGGTGGGCGAGAAGTGGGCTTTATGGCGGGCATGATGAAAAAACTGTCGAACAATACGGCATGCGTATTCACCGGAAAAGGGCTGTCATTTGGTGGCAGTTTAATCCGCCCAGAAGCGACGGGCTATGGTCTGGTTTACTTTACTGACGCCATGCTAAAACGCCATGGTTTAGGTTTTGAAGGAATGAAAGTTGCGGTGTCAGGTTCGGGCAACGTGGCTCAATACGCCATCGAAAAAGCGATGGCGCTAGGTGCGCGCGTGGTAACGGCTTCAGACTCCAACGGCACCGTGGTTGATGAAGCTGGCTTTACGCCGGAAAAACTGGCGCGTCTGTGCCAGATAAAGTCTCAGCAGGATGGACGCATTGCCGACTATGCCAAAGAGTTTGGCCTCACCTATCTTGAAGGCCAGCAGCCTTGGGGCATCAGCGTTGATATCGCTCTGCCTTGCGCCACCCAGAATGAGCTGGACGCCCCAGCGGCAAGCACGCTGATCGCCAATGGAGTGAAAGCCGTGGCCGAAGGCGCAAATATGCCAACCACGATTGAAGCCACGGATCTCTTCCTTGAAGCGGGCGTCTTATTTGCGCCGGGTAAAGCAGCTAACGCAGGTGGCGTTGCAACATCTGGCTTAGAGATGGCGCAAAACGCGGCACGCATGGGTTGGAAGGCCGAGAAAGTGGATTTGCGCCTGCACCACATCATGTTAGATATTCACCAAGCCTGCGTGGAATATGGCGGTGAGGATAAACAAACCAACTATGTGCGCGGAGCAAATATTGCAGGATTTGTGAAAGTCGCTGACGCCATGCTGGCGCAGGGCGTTTTATAGGTTTTTACAAGAAGCTCCCCCACCCTAGCCCTCCCCTTCGCTGGGGAGGGAACCGTTCGGTGATCTTTCCCTACCAAGGGGGAGACTGGGAGGGGTCTATACAACCGAACTGATTACTTTCCTTCCAGCTCGCTTAAGATTTTATACGCCACCGTCACACGCTGATCGATAGAGTAATTCTTGTTCGCCAACATCACGATACCCATCTTTTTAGCCGGAACAAACGCGATATAGGCACCAAAACCATTGGTGGAACCGGTCTTGTTAATCCATACCTTTTCCTGTGGTGGCAACGGTGGAACAATCGGCGTAGCAACGCTTTTTGTCATCGCCATATCGTTGCCGGTGAGCAGATCCGGCAGAGAAACCGGATATGGCAGCTGTTCCCACATCAGATCCTGCGTAATTTTGCCTGACTTGAAGTAGCCGGTGTGCGTGTCGGTTAGCGCTTTTTGCAGCGTCGAATTTCCATCAAGTTTTAGCTGCCCCATATTGGCTTGCACATAGCGAATCAGGTCACTCGCGTTGGTTTTTATGCCATACGCTTCATTACCCAACACTTCCATGTTGACGTGGATCGGCTCATTCTTTTTGTTGTAGCCCCAAGCATAATTTTCCGCTTGGTCTGCGGGAACATTAAGGTAGGTATGCGTCATGCCCAACTTAGGAAGTAGCGTCTTCTCAATCGCGTCTTCGTAGGTCATTCCCATACTTTGCGCGGCAATCATGCCCAACAAACCGGTACCTATATTGGAATAAACACGGTGAGTTCCCGCAGGATCGGCAGGTTTCCACGCTTTCAGATAAGCCATCAACTGATCGGTATTTTTCACATCTTCAGGCATGAAAATCCCTAAACCCGTGGTATGCGTTCCCGCATTCAGCACGCTGATGTGATCGAAGCTGCTGCCGCGCAGCTCTGGCACATAGTGGCTAATACGTTGATCCAGCGATAACTTACCACTGACCTGCGCGTAAGACGCCAGCGTCGCTGCAAAGGTTTTGCTTAACGATCCCACTTCAAATAGCGTGTTGTCCGTTACGGGCTGCTGTGGCTGTTTAGAGGCTAATCCATAGTTATAAATATAATTTTTGCCGTTCAGCGTAACTGCCACCGACATGCCCGGAATATTATTCTTCTGCATCAACGGCTGGATCAGACTATCAACGGTATCTTTAATCTTGCTCTGATCCATTTCTGATGCCATGGCGCCCTGAGCCGTTACCGCCAGACAGGTAATCACGGATAACAGCTTCAATGTGTTCTGCATTTTTTTACGCATAATTAAGTGACCTTTTCATCGGATATGTTTTGAATCTTGCACGCCTATCAGCATGCAAAAGAAAAAGTTTAGCGAAATAATCATTCACACGATGAGCCAATGGCACCACTACGCCAAACTCATCGTGGCGGCAGGAATATCCGCTATCACCCGTAGATTGACAAGCGAGATTAAATTCCCTTAGGGTAAAGAAAAACTTATAGCTAGCTTCTTTAAGGGCCATTACCATGCGTTCCTATCTCCCGCTTAACGCGCTGCGCGCCTTTGAAGCCTCTGCTCGTCACCTAAGTTTTACTCGTGCCGGACTGGAGCTCAGCGTGACGCAGGCAGCCGTTAGCCAGCAAGTACGAGCCCTTGAGGCGCGGTTAGGAACGCAGCTATTCAAGCGCCTACCGCGAGGATTAGAACTCACCGATGAAGCTCATGTTCTGATGCCGGTGCTCAGCGAAGCATTTAGCCAGATTGAAGCGGTTCTCAAGCAGTTTGAAGGCGGCCATTTCCATGAAGTTCTGACCGTCGCCGTGGTCGGCACTTTTGCCGTGGGCTGGCTAATGCCTCGTTTGCAAAGCTTTAACGCTGACCATCCCTTTGTTGAGCTTAGACTGCTCACTAATAACAATCTGGTTAATTTAGCCGGGGAAGGCTTAGATTTTGCCATACGTTTTGGTAATGGCATGTGGCCAGCCACCCATAACGTTGCACTGTTTGATGCCCCCCTAAGCGTACTATGTACCCCAAGCGTGGCTCAGCGATTAGAGCAGCCTCAAGATTTAGCCAAAGAAACGCTTATGCGTTCTTATCGAGCAGAAGAGTGGAACAACTGGTTTAGCGCGGCGGGTATTGAGCCAATCAGAGTTAACGGACCTATTTTCGATTCGTCACGCCTGATGGTTGAAGCTGCCATCCAGAATGGGGGCGTTGCGCTAGCCCCGGCCAAAATGTTCGAGCACGAACTGCAAAATGGCATTCTAGTGAGGCCCTTTGATATCAACGTTGAAGTCGGTAGTTACTGGCTAACATGGCTGAAATCCAAACCCCTATCCCCCGCCATGCAGCTGTTCCAGCAATGGCTTGTGGCGCAAGCAAACGAGTAGCGTTATTCAACGATAGCCGAGCCTATCACAACCATAGACGCAACCTTTGCGGCAATAGCGTGAGTAGCGTTACACTCTAAGGCAATTTTCTCACTGGCTATCATCAGCACGATGCTGAATGCCGGGTACACAACTCATGGAACTCCCTGATGACTAAACATTATGACTATCTCGCAATTGGCGGTGGCAGCGGCGGTATTGCTTCCATCAACCGTGCGGCCATGTATGGCCAAAAATGTGCGCTGGTTGAAGCCAAGTATCTGGGCGGCACCTGCGTAAACGTGGGTTGTGTGCCGAAAAAAGTGATGTGGCACGCCGCGCAGATCGCAGAAGCGATCCATTTGTATGGCCCTGACTATGGTTTTGATACCACGGTGAATAAGTTCGATTGGGGCAAACTGATCGAAAGCCGCACCGCCTATATCGACCGTATCCATCAGTCCTATGAACGTGGACTGGGCAACAATAAAGTTGACGTGATCCACGGCTTTGCCAAATTTATTGATGCGCACACCGTTGAAGTGAACGGCGAAACCATCACCGCCGATCATATTCTGATCGCAACCGGTGGCCGACCTTCTCGCCCGAATATTCCAGGGGCAGAATACGGTATTAATTCCGATGGCTTCTTTGAGTTAGACGCGTTGCCAAAACGCGTGGCAGTCGTTGGCGCGGGCTATATCGCCGTTGAAATTGCCGGTGTGCTGAATGGCTTGGGCTCTGAAACCCATCTGTTCGTACGTAAACACGCGCCTCTGCGTACCTTTGACCCAATGATTGTTGAAGCGCTGGTTGAAGTGATGAACGCAGAAGGCCCACAACTGCACACCCAGTCAGTTCCAAAATCCGTGGTTAAAAATAGCGATGGTAGCCTGACGCTGACGCTAGAAAATGGCAAAACGTTTGAAGTTGACTGCCTGATTTGGGCCATTGGCCGTGAACCTGCCAACGACAATATCAACCTGAGCGCCGCTGGTGTTAAAACCAACGATAAAGGCTACATCACCGTTGATAAATATCAGAATACCAACGTAAAAGGCATTTATGCCGTTGGGGATAACACCGGTGCCGTTGAGTTAACACCGGTTGCCGTTGCTGCAGGCCGCCGTTTATCTGAGCGTTTGTTTAACAACAAGCCGGATGAGCATCTCGACTACAGCAATATCCCAACCGTGGTATTCAGCCATCCGCCAATTGGTACCGTTGGTTTGACTGAAGACCAGGCGAAAGAACAGCACGGCGAAGACAACGTGAAGGTGTACAAGTCCTCCTTTACCGCCATGTATACCGCTGTGACTCAGCACCGCCAGCCGTGCCGCATGAAGCTGGTATGTGTGGGTAAAGATGAGAAGATCGTTGGCATCCACGGTATTGGCTACGGCATGGATGAGATGCT
This is a stretch of genomic DNA from Hafnia alvei. It encodes these proteins:
- the gdhA gene encoding NADP-specific glutamate dehydrogenase, with protein sequence MEQLLSLENFLASVQQRDPNQPEFLQAVREVMTTLWPFLEKNPRYRDAALLERLIEPERVIQFRVTWVDDRGQVQVNRAWRVQFSSAIGPFKGGMRFHPSVNLSILKFLGFEQTFKNALTTLPMGGGKGGSDFNPKGKSDGEIMRFCQALMTELYRHLGADTDVPAGDIGVGGREVGFMAGMMKKLSNNTACVFTGKGLSFGGSLIRPEATGYGLVYFTDAMLKRHGLGFEGMKVAVSGSGNVAQYAIEKAMALGARVVTASDSNGTVVDEAGFTPEKLARLCQIKSQQDGRIADYAKEFGLTYLEGQQPWGISVDIALPCATQNELDAPAASTLIANGVKAVAEGANMPTTIEATDLFLEAGVLFAPGKAANAGGVATSGLEMAQNAARMGWKAEKVDLRLHHIMLDIHQACVEYGGEDKQTNYVRGANIAGFVKVADAMLAQGVL
- the ampC gene encoding class C beta-lactamase, whose protein sequence is MRKKMQNTLKLLSVITCLAVTAQGAMASEMDQSKIKDTVDSLIQPLMQKNNIPGMSVAVTLNGKNYIYNYGLASKQPQQPVTDNTLFEVGSLSKTFAATLASYAQVSGKLSLDQRISHYVPELRGSSFDHISVLNAGTHTTGLGIFMPEDVKNTDQLMAYLKAWKPADPAGTHRVYSNIGTGLLGMIAAQSMGMTYEDAIEKTLLPKLGMTHTYLNVPADQAENYAWGYNKKNEPIHVNMEVLGNEAYGIKTNASDLIRYVQANMGQLKLDGNSTLQKALTDTHTGYFKSGKITQDLMWEQLPYPVSLPDLLTGNDMAMTKSVATPIVPPLPPQEKVWINKTGSTNGFGAYIAFVPAKKMGIVMLANKNYSIDQRVTVAYKILSELEGK
- a CDS encoding LysR family transcriptional regulator, whose protein sequence is MRSYLPLNALRAFEASARHLSFTRAGLELSVTQAAVSQQVRALEARLGTQLFKRLPRGLELTDEAHVLMPVLSEAFSQIEAVLKQFEGGHFHEVLTVAVVGTFAVGWLMPRLQSFNADHPFVELRLLTNNNLVNLAGEGLDFAIRFGNGMWPATHNVALFDAPLSVLCTPSVAQRLEQPQDLAKETLMRSYRAEEWNNWFSAAGIEPIRVNGPIFDSSRLMVEAAIQNGGVALAPAKMFEHELQNGILVRPFDINVEVGSYWLTWLKSKPLSPAMQLFQQWLVAQANE
- the gorA gene encoding glutathione-disulfide reductase; its protein translation is MTKHYDYLAIGGGSGGIASINRAAMYGQKCALVEAKYLGGTCVNVGCVPKKVMWHAAQIAEAIHLYGPDYGFDTTVNKFDWGKLIESRTAYIDRIHQSYERGLGNNKVDVIHGFAKFIDAHTVEVNGETITADHILIATGGRPSRPNIPGAEYGINSDGFFELDALPKRVAVVGAGYIAVEIAGVLNGLGSETHLFVRKHAPLRTFDPMIVEALVEVMNAEGPQLHTQSVPKSVVKNSDGSLTLTLENGKTFEVDCLIWAIGREPANDNINLSAAGVKTNDKGYITVDKYQNTNVKGIYAVGDNTGAVELTPVAVAAGRRLSERLFNNKPDEHLDYSNIPTVVFSHPPIGTVGLTEDQAKEQHGEDNVKVYKSSFTAMYTAVTQHRQPCRMKLVCVGKDEKIVGIHGIGYGMDEMLQGFAVALKMGATKKDFDNTVAIHPTGSEEFVTMR